A genomic region of Colletes latitarsis isolate SP2378_abdomen chromosome 7, iyColLati1, whole genome shotgun sequence contains the following coding sequences:
- the LOC143343823 gene encoding protein unc-93 homolog A, translating to MGSLPNLHELTKDKLESPAYRPAPIGGLGPIRLPAQPPPLAHTHRRARSSGHHHTLWDNEMLEHMAAYSPISCRSTRTSALSWRRRDSMNSAAGASSVRRLIAAVRAAPSGPRPPKKAIFRHCAALLLGHASFSAATLPIFPLQAGLGAFDPHLGPMLLALLYATATITSCFASIVVQRLGTNLAISASHLVTILFVGLHLYPKWYILLPGYAMFGVCITPNFIARVSHVNASATSLALVCIDPEDPDETRRECLLRRLNRGIRLAEDIGLALGCLIAAIFVKLTDTTTLSTMNDEINDICGAEYCPEEIYLYNGTIKISTLSPGTSKILVSIWLGLAVLGLSISCAFLDSRMKEPQNVNDKHSAQNILASVKSAFQDPKLQLAAPLTLFIGLEQGFIYADFIEAYVVCALGGAGTVTLSFLSLASLQALAGVTLSMLLRHIKRYFVVVVGFVFHACLLLVLITWRPSGDDPALFHVISAAWGVCNSIWETLIYTLVLGLYPNSWQGPLSTSLFWRWLGLALTLGLHGLVCTQFRVLGLACVLLLSVVPYIWLEIKLAKRGKSLAPL from the exons ATGGGCTCTCTGCCGAATCTTCACGAGTTGACCAAGGACAAACTCGAGAGTCCTGCGTACAGACCAGCACCGATCGGTGGTTTAGGCCCTATTCGACTACCAGCTCAGCCTCCGCCATTAGCACATACTCATAGACGCGCTAGAAGTAGTGGTCACCACCATACTTTATGGGACAACGAGATGCTAGAG CACATGGCAGCTTATTCGCCGATCTCCTGTCGTTCGACGAGAACATCTGCGTTATCCTGGCGTCGACGCGACTCGATGAATTCGGCGGCTGGAGCGTCGTCGGTGCGTCGGTTAATAGCCGCTGTAAGGGCGGCACCTTCCGGTCCTCGACCACCGAAAAAGGCCATTTTTAGGCATTGTGCCGCTCTTTTGTTAGGGCACGCGAGTTTTTCCGCCGCCACTCTCCCAATATTCCCGCTACAAGCCGGTCTTGGTGCCTTCGATCCTCATCTGGGACCGATGCTTCTTGCTCTCCTTTACGCAACAGCGACGATCACTAGCTGCTTTGCATCGATCGTCGTACAAAGGCTTGGAACTAATCTCGCGATAAGCGCCAGCCATCTAGTCACGATCCTTTTCGTTGGTCTACACCTTTATCCGAAATG GTATATACTATTGCCCGGTTATGCAATGTTTGGTGTTTGCATTACACCAAACTTCATAGCGCGAGTTTCACACGTAAATGCATCAGCAACTAGTTTAGCTCTAGTATGCATAGATCCTGAGGATCCAGACGAAACAAGACGGGAGTGCCTTCTAAGAAGACTTAATCGAGGAATCAGATTAGCAGAAGATATAGGTCTTGCACTGG GTTGTCTAATTGCTGCCATATTTGTAAAACTAACAGACACGACGACTCTTAGTACAATGAACGACGAGATAAATGACATTTGCGGAGCCGAGTATTGTCCAGAAGAAATTTATCTATACAACGGTACAATTAAAATATCGACGCTATCACCTGGAACATCAAAAATACTAGTCAGCATATGGCTCGGTCTTGCTGTCCTAGGCTTAAGTATATCGTGCGCTTTCCTCGATTCCAGAATGAAGGAACCACAGAACGTAAATGATAAGCATAGTGCTCAAAACATACTAGCGTCCGTAAAATCTGCATTTCAGGATCCGAAATTACAATTGGCAGCGCCGTTAACGCTTTTTATCGGACTCGAACAGGGATTTATCTACGCTGACTTTATAGAA gcGTACGTAGTCTGTGCGCTGGGCGGCGCTGGTACCGTAACTCTAAGCTTTTTAAGTTTGGCATCTTTGCAAGCCCTGGCCGGCGTAACCTTATCGATGCTATTAAGACACATTAAAAGATACTTTGTCGTAG TTGTCGGATTTGTGTTCCATGCATGTCTActgctggttttaatcacgtggaGACCATCCGGCGACGATCCAGCTCTTTTTCACGTTATATCCGCAGCCTGGGGAGTTTGCAATTCCATTTGGGAAACTCTAATATACA CATTAGTGTTGGGTTTGTATCCAAATTCTTGGCAAGGACCCTTGTCGACGTCTCTTTTCTGGAGGTGGCTCGGTCTTGCCCTCACCCTCGGTTTGCACGGACTAGTctgcacacagtttcgcgtgcTTGGTCTTGCTTGCGTGCTACTCCTGTCCGTGGTTCCTTATATATGGCTAGAGATCAAACTGGCCAAAAGAGGTAAAAGCCTGGCACCGTTGTGA